One segment of Anatilimnocola aggregata DNA contains the following:
- a CDS encoding ABC transporter ATP-binding protein, producing the protein MIELANLALRAGTFTLQNVNLVVPQGCYGVLMGGTGRGKTSLLEVICGLKPVAAGRVLLDDHDVTHWKPADRGVGYVPQDLALFPTISVRGHLEFALQLRRWSRAAIRERVTKLAGLLGIEPLLDRSVQHLSGGEAQRVAIGRAISFEPRVLLMDEPFNALDEKTRDRLCALLRSIHTEIGLTTLHVTHSRAEARQVADKLFVLDSGHLQERPLADLDNLTPEPVGTLNR; encoded by the coding sequence ATGATCGAACTCGCGAATCTTGCGTTGCGGGCCGGAACATTCACACTCCAAAACGTGAATCTAGTTGTTCCCCAGGGGTGTTACGGTGTATTGATGGGCGGCACAGGCAGAGGGAAAACGTCGCTGTTGGAAGTTATCTGCGGCTTAAAGCCAGTCGCTGCGGGCCGAGTGTTGCTGGATGATCACGACGTTACTCACTGGAAGCCCGCCGATCGCGGCGTGGGCTATGTCCCGCAAGATCTAGCCTTATTTCCTACCATCTCGGTCCGCGGCCACTTAGAGTTTGCTTTGCAACTGAGACGCTGGTCGCGCGCTGCGATTCGCGAGCGGGTCACTAAGCTCGCCGGCTTACTTGGCATCGAACCGCTGCTCGACCGCAGCGTGCAGCATTTAAGCGGTGGCGAAGCTCAGCGTGTAGCCATTGGCCGCGCAATCTCATTCGAGCCGAGGGTGCTGCTGATGGATGAACCGTTCAATGCGCTTGACGAAAAGACTCGCGACCGGCTCTGCGCGCTGCTGCGGTCCATTCATACAGAGATTGGCCTCACAACATTGCACGTCACCCACAGCCGGGCGGAAGCGCGGCAAGTAGCTGATAAACTGTTTGTGCTCGATAGTGGCCACCTGCAAGAACGACCACTAGCGGATTTGGACAATTTGACTCCTGAACCGGTTGGAACTTTGAACCGATGA
- a CDS encoding ABC transporter permease: MSELPAAAAVSSPPDARQQAHRAGSDWPFFAVIGGLGGSYVLLIVALLVADLAYTSPKHFAAALAKPEIQHAVRLTLISCSISALLSVWVATPLGYILSRFTFRGRWLIDTIIDIPVVLPPLVIGLSLLILFHLPFGGSNLEREAQRWLGFRITYAEPAVVLAQFAVACAFAVQTMRVTFDQIDTRAEQVALTLGCRRSQAFFLVTLPQAWRGVIAALTIAWARSLGEFGPILVFAGATRMRTEVLSTTVFLELSVGQLEAAVAVSLLMVMAAMIVLGIVRLLGTKVVR; this comes from the coding sequence ATGAGTGAGTTGCCAGCTGCGGCTGCTGTATCATCGCCCCCCGACGCGCGTCAACAGGCACATCGGGCCGGCTCCGATTGGCCGTTCTTCGCTGTGATTGGCGGACTCGGCGGCAGTTACGTGCTGCTCATTGTTGCTCTACTCGTGGCCGACCTGGCTTACACTTCGCCCAAGCACTTTGCGGCAGCACTTGCCAAACCAGAAATTCAACACGCCGTGCGACTGACACTCATCAGTTGTTCCATCTCTGCACTACTGTCGGTTTGGGTTGCCACGCCGCTGGGCTATATCCTCTCGCGTTTCACTTTTCGCGGTCGCTGGTTGATCGATACGATCATCGATATTCCGGTCGTGCTGCCGCCGCTGGTGATTGGACTTAGTTTGTTGATTCTGTTCCATCTCCCGTTTGGTGGCAGCAATCTGGAACGCGAAGCGCAGCGCTGGCTAGGATTCCGCATTACCTACGCCGAACCGGCCGTTGTGTTGGCTCAGTTTGCAGTCGCCTGCGCCTTCGCCGTGCAAACGATGCGCGTGACCTTCGATCAGATCGATACCCGCGCCGAGCAAGTGGCCTTGACCCTGGGCTGTCGCCGCAGCCAGGCTTTCTTTTTGGTGACATTGCCCCAAGCGTGGCGCGGGGTGATTGCGGCGTTGACAATTGCTTGGGCCCGCTCGTTAGGCGAATTCGGACCGATATTGGTTTTTGCCGGGGCGACGCGTATGCGAACTGAAGTCCTCTCCACTACCGTTTTTCTCGAACTAAGCGTCGGCCAATTGGAAGCCGCGGTCGCGGTGTCACTGTTGATGGTCATGGCTGCGATGATCGTGCTCGGCATCGTCCGCCTGCTCGGCACAAAGGTGGTTCGATGA
- a CDS encoding substrate-binding domain-containing protein: protein MIAQNKFGSRRGSINWTLAIILASAVVLVLLVFNLLPPKQPAGKPAEGQSGQPLVVYCAASNKSVLEAIRHDYERDYKVPLEIQYGPSQTLLASLAVTGTGDLYLPADDSFLVTAQERKLIAAEYPLGKMQAVVAVAKGNPLKISKWEDLLKPEVRIAQASIEASAIGKMVHKSLSSRGLWDALHDRTTVYKTTVNEVANDVKTGAVDAGIVFDAVLHDYDSLTAVTLPELAPVQANVAIGVLNASSNAKQARHFARYAAASDKGLLHYQKFGFQPAAGDAWAEVPEVTLYSGSMLRPAIEQTIAEFEEREGARVTRVYNGCGILVAQMKAGQVPDAYFACDVEFMNQVKSIFPEPQDISQNELVILVKKGNPAGISSLKDLSKDGLRVGIGHEKQCAMGWLTQRTFDEGGVREQVMKNVVVQTPTGDMLVNQMRSGSLDAAVAYLSNAAGSVDQLDAIRIKGIPCSIARQPFGIAKDTPHKQLAERLLQAIRAKASQDRFAQEGFLWLAAEAPAHE, encoded by the coding sequence ATGATTGCCCAGAACAAGTTCGGTTCGCGGCGTGGCTCTATCAACTGGACGCTCGCCATCATCTTGGCGTCGGCTGTTGTACTCGTCCTGCTCGTGTTCAATCTGCTGCCGCCAAAACAGCCCGCTGGCAAACCTGCGGAGGGCCAGAGTGGGCAACCTCTGGTCGTCTACTGTGCCGCAAGTAACAAGAGTGTGCTCGAAGCCATTCGCCACGACTATGAACGCGATTACAAAGTCCCGCTTGAAATCCAGTACGGCCCTTCGCAAACTTTGCTCGCATCGCTTGCCGTGACCGGTACCGGCGACCTGTACCTGCCTGCTGACGACAGCTTTCTGGTTACCGCGCAGGAGCGAAAGTTGATCGCTGCTGAGTACCCACTGGGCAAAATGCAAGCGGTGGTGGCCGTTGCGAAAGGAAACCCGCTCAAGATTAGTAAGTGGGAAGACTTGCTTAAACCCGAGGTTCGAATCGCTCAGGCCAGCATCGAAGCTTCGGCGATTGGCAAGATGGTGCACAAGTCGCTTAGCAGTCGCGGCCTGTGGGACGCATTGCACGACCGAACCACGGTCTACAAAACCACAGTGAACGAAGTGGCCAACGACGTGAAGACCGGCGCAGTCGATGCGGGCATCGTCTTTGATGCTGTCTTGCACGATTACGATTCGCTCACTGCCGTCACGCTCCCCGAACTCGCTCCAGTTCAAGCGAATGTCGCAATCGGAGTGCTCAACGCCAGCTCGAACGCGAAGCAGGCCCGGCATTTCGCTCGTTACGCGGCGGCCAGCGACAAAGGACTGCTGCATTATCAGAAGTTTGGCTTTCAACCGGCGGCGGGAGATGCGTGGGCTGAAGTACCCGAGGTGACGCTTTATTCGGGCTCAATGCTTCGCCCCGCAATCGAGCAAACAATTGCCGAGTTCGAAGAGCGTGAGGGGGCCCGTGTGACCCGAGTCTACAACGGCTGCGGGATTCTCGTCGCTCAGATGAAGGCAGGGCAGGTACCCGATGCCTACTTTGCCTGCGATGTCGAGTTCATGAACCAGGTGAAGAGCATATTCCCCGAGCCACAAGACATATCGCAAAACGAACTCGTCATTCTCGTAAAAAAGGGCAACCCCGCGGGAATCAGTTCGCTGAAGGATCTCTCGAAAGACGGGCTGCGAGTTGGCATCGGTCACGAAAAGCAATGTGCCATGGGTTGGCTCACGCAGCGCACGTTTGATGAAGGGGGGGTGCGCGAGCAGGTGATGAAGAATGTCGTCGTGCAAACGCCGACTGGCGATATGCTCGTCAACCAGATGCGTAGCGGCTCGCTGGATGCAGCGGTCGCTTACCTAAGCAACGCCGCTGGCTCAGTGGATCAGCTCGATGCAATTCGCATCAAGGGAATTCCCTGCTCAATTGCTCGCCAACCGTTTGGCATCGCCAAAGATACACCCCACAAGCAACTCGCCGAGCGTTTGCTGCAAGCCATTCGGGCCAAAGCCTCGCAAGATCGCTTTGCCCAAGAGGGTTTTCTGTGGCTCGCGGCAGAGGCTCCCGCGCATGAGTGA
- a CDS encoding tRNA-uridine aminocarboxypropyltransferase — protein sequence MSPGPTLHLQLRDRCYGCFRPVYDCFCAAIPTIDNTTEVLILQHRQERFHPFNTARIVRQALRNSALLIDRPRQLANRLKLKPGAVLLYPGPDAQLLTSDFAERPEQLVILDGTWHHAKTLMRDIPALQSLPRYQLAPSAPSRYRIRLEPSNEYLSTVEATVAALRVLEPQTSGLEQLLQAFDRMVEQQLFRAGRCYVPKGQFSG from the coding sequence ATGTCGCCAGGTCCAACACTCCACCTTCAACTGCGCGACCGCTGCTACGGTTGCTTCCGGCCAGTTTACGATTGCTTCTGCGCCGCCATTCCCACGATTGACAACACGACCGAAGTCCTGATTCTGCAGCATCGACAGGAGCGATTTCATCCGTTCAACACCGCCCGCATTGTGCGGCAGGCACTACGTAACTCGGCCCTGCTGATCGATCGCCCCCGGCAACTGGCGAACCGTCTAAAGCTCAAGCCGGGTGCTGTTCTGTTGTATCCCGGCCCAGACGCCCAGTTGTTGACAAGTGATTTCGCCGAGCGTCCCGAACAGCTAGTGATCCTCGACGGAACCTGGCATCACGCAAAAACACTGATGCGAGACATACCCGCACTTCAAAGCTTGCCGCGGTACCAACTCGCGCCCAGCGCCCCTAGCCGCTATCGCATTCGTCTCGAACCGAGTAACGAGTATCTCTCGACGGTTGAAGCGACCGTGGCCGCGTTACGGGTCCTGGAGCCGCAAACGTCGGGCTTGGAGCAACTCCTGCAAGCGTTCGATCGGATGGTAGAGCAGCAACTGTTTCGGGCTGGCCGGTGCTATGTGCCGAAGGGTCAGTTCTCCGGCTGA